A window of Haloarcula marismortui ATCC 43049 genomic DNA:
CCGGCAACGACGGTGGCGAAGCTTGCGGTCGATAGTCCAACCCTACTGACCTACAGCCACGTCGGCGGGGCGGTCCTGCTGGCGGTTGCCGGCTACGCCGTCGCCAGAGTGTACATCGGGCGAGTCGCAGCCGAATCACTGTAACCGACGGCGAACTTTTTTCGCCAGCGCGGACGCGAGTCCGAGCATGGAGTACACGACACTCGGGTCGACTGGCATGGAGGTCAGCCGGCTCTGCCTGGGCTGTATGAGTTTCGGCACCTCAGAGTGGCGCGACTGGGTGCTCGACGAGGACGAGAGCCGCGAGGTCATCGAGCGGGCCATCGACCTCGGCATCAACTTCTTCGATTCGGCCAACATGTACTCGATGGGCGAGTCTGAGCGCGTCCTCGGGACCGTTCTCGATGACTACGACCGCGACGGGCAGGTCGTGGCGACGAAGGGGTACTTCCAGATGGACGAGGACAACCCTAACTCCGGCGGGCTCTCGCGGAAGGCCATCGAGCAGGAACTGTCGAACTCGCTTTCCCGGCTCGGGATGGACACCGTCGACCTCTATCAGACCCACCGCTGGGATTACGACACACCCATCGAGCAGACGCTCCGGGCGCTGGACGACGCCGTCCGGCGGGGACAGGCGCGGCACGTCGGCGCGTCGTCGATGTGGACCCACCAGTTCGCCGATGCGCTCCGGACGAGCGAGCGCGAGGGGCTGGAGCGGTTCGAGACGATGCAGAACCACTACAATCTGCTGTACCGCGAGGAGGAACGCGAGATGCTGCCGCTGTGTGACAAAGAGAACGTCGGCGTCATCCCGTGGAGTCCGCTGGCCCGGGGCTATCTCACCCGGCCGCACGAGCAGGTCGAGGAGACGGTCCGGGGCGAGACGGACGACTACGCCCGCGAACACCCCTACTACGAGGGCAACGGCCGCGAGGTCAACGAGCGCGTACAAGAGTTGGCCGACGAGTACGACGCCTCAATGGCACAGATAGCGCTGGCATGGGTGCTCGACAAGGAGTGGGTCGACGCACCGATTATCGGGACAAGTAGCCTCGAACACCTCGAAGAAGCGGTTGCAGCGCTCGAAATCGACCTCTCAGAGAGCGACGTGGAGTGGCTGGAGGCCCCCTACGAGCCGGTTCGGGTGTCAGGCCACGAATAATACTGTCGGCTGTCCGCCCGTGGGAGTTTCGCCGCCCCAAGCGAGTGTCCTGAAACGGGTACAGACAGCGGTTTATCCCGGCGAAATTGTTAAGATACAGTAAAATCAAACCTAGCATGAGGAAAGGTAACAATGACCAACGCTCGGGGGCCGAGCAGCGAGACACTCGAGGAAACGGCGGGCGGTGACGCCTGCGTTTGCTCGATAGGCAATGCAGCCGAACACTACATGACCGGGATACTGGGGCTCGTCGCGACGCTCATCGTCGGTCTGCAGGCCTATCCGTGGCTACAGTCTGTCGCCGATACCACGTCGTATCTCGGGCCGACGTGGCTGGTGTTTAGCTTCGCCGCGATATGGCTCGTCTGCTGGATCGCACTGGAAGTCGCCTGGGAGTGGCGTGCTGGGCGCGTCCACCTGTTGTGACAGACAGTCAGTTGCGAACGC
This region includes:
- a CDS encoding aldo/keto reductase; the encoded protein is MEYTTLGSTGMEVSRLCLGCMSFGTSEWRDWVLDEDESREVIERAIDLGINFFDSANMYSMGESERVLGTVLDDYDRDGQVVATKGYFQMDEDNPNSGGLSRKAIEQELSNSLSRLGMDTVDLYQTHRWDYDTPIEQTLRALDDAVRRGQARHVGASSMWTHQFADALRTSEREGLERFETMQNHYNLLYREEEREMLPLCDKENVGVIPWSPLARGYLTRPHEQVEETVRGETDDYAREHPYYEGNGREVNERVQELADEYDASMAQIALAWVLDKEWVDAPIIGTSSLEHLEEAVAALEIDLSESDVEWLEAPYEPVRVSGHE